Proteins from a genomic interval of Tautonia rosea:
- a CDS encoding restriction endonuclease subunit S yields MPVRGGSPRPAGDPRFFDGSYIPWLTVAALTNIPESRMMVSETASCLTEEGALRSRTLLPGTLIIANSGATLGVAKILGIKCCANDGIAAILNLKKGVSAAYLAHYINTRTNYLRDVVATGNGQPNLNTELIGNFKIPLPPTLSEQEAIAEALSDADASIESLEQLIAKKRQLKQGTMQELLTGKRRLPGFSGDWETKRFDELFSVIRNASNSRSELTEEGDVAYVHYGDIHTHQSAFLDVKSKQTYISRDHVLSVPRLANGDLLMADASEDTEAIGKAVEIVGLNGTEAVGGLHTMVLRPKGNALVDGFKGYIQFIPMVRSALVRLATGVSVYGVTKSGVRAIEVKIPDPDEQAAISTILREMDEGIDCLEDKLAKARCLKHGMMQELLTGRVRLV; encoded by the coding sequence ATGCCTGTTCGAGGTGGCTCCCCTCGGCCTGCTGGCGATCCGAGATTCTTCGATGGATCATATATTCCTTGGCTAACAGTCGCTGCGCTTACAAATATTCCAGAATCACGAATGATGGTATCTGAGACCGCTTCTTGCTTGACGGAGGAAGGGGCGTTGAGGAGTAGAACGCTTCTTCCGGGCACGTTGATTATTGCAAACAGTGGCGCGACCCTTGGCGTTGCAAAGATACTGGGAATCAAGTGCTGTGCGAACGACGGAATCGCAGCCATACTCAATCTGAAGAAGGGCGTATCAGCCGCCTATCTTGCACATTACATAAACACTCGCACAAATTACTTGAGAGATGTGGTCGCCACCGGAAACGGCCAGCCAAATCTCAACACCGAGTTAATCGGCAATTTCAAGATCCCACTTCCTCCCACACTGTCCGAGCAGGAGGCCATTGCGGAAGCGTTGAGCGATGCGGATGCCTCCATCGAATCGCTGGAGCAACTTATCGCCAAGAAGCGGCAGCTCAAGCAAGGGACCATGCAGGAATTGCTCACGGGCAAGCGCCGCCTGCCCGGCTTCAGCGGAGATTGGGAGACCAAACGATTCGACGAGCTATTCAGCGTCATCCGAAATGCCAGCAACTCAAGGAGCGAACTGACGGAGGAGGGTGATGTCGCCTATGTGCACTACGGCGACATTCACACGCATCAATCCGCTTTTCTGGACGTGAAATCGAAGCAAACCTATATCTCGCGCGATCACGTCCTGTCGGTGCCACGGCTCGCAAATGGCGATTTGTTGATGGCTGACGCCTCGGAAGACACCGAGGCGATCGGCAAGGCCGTGGAAATAGTCGGCTTGAACGGAACCGAGGCCGTCGGAGGGCTCCACACAATGGTTCTCCGGCCGAAAGGAAACGCACTTGTCGACGGTTTCAAAGGATACATCCAGTTTATACCGATGGTTCGTTCGGCGCTCGTCCGTTTGGCAACCGGCGTTTCCGTGTATGGCGTTACAAAGTCGGGAGTCAGAGCGATCGAAGTCAAGATTCCCGACCCGGATGAGCAGGCCGCCATCTCAACGATTCTGAGAGAAATGGATGAGGGCATCGACTGTTTAGAGGATAAGCTCGCCAAGGCCCGGTGCCTCAAGCATGGCATGATGCAGGAGTTGCTGACGGGGAGGGTGCGGCTGGTATGA
- a CDS encoding type I restriction-modification system subunit M, protein MAIKKSELYSSLWSGCDELRGGMDASQYKDYVLVLLFIKYISDKYAGIPYAPITIPPGAGFKDMVALKGKSDIGDQINKHVIKPLADANQQLSQSDFPDFNDPTKLGDGKERVERLTNLIAIFENPALNFSKNRAEGDDILGDAYEYLMRHFATESGKSKGQFYTPAEVSRVIAQIIGIHDAKTSAATTVYDPTCGSGSLLLKVGDEAGTSVTLYGQEKDAATTGLARMNMILHNYPTALILQGNTLADPKFKDGEALKTFDFVVANPPFSDKRWSTGIDPANDPFDRFTSFGVPPAKQGDFAYLLHIVRSLRSTGRGACILPHGVLFRGNAEADIRKNLVRKGYLKGIIGLPPNLFYGTGIPACIVVVDKKDAQARRGVFMIDASQGFMKDGPKNRLRSQDIHRIVDVFSRQLEIPRYSRIVPFDEIERNEFNLNIPRYIDSQTPEDLQDIEGHLKGGIPEADIDALDRYWAVCPTLRKALFRPNRPGYFDLAVDKAAIKAAIFEHPEFVAFTASMNAHFDAWRGKSAESLRRLEAGFHPKELITTLSEDLLNHYHGRPLINAYDVYQHLMDYWATTMQDDCYLIAADGWKAETYRIIEKDKKGKEKDKGWACDLVPKSLIVARFFAGEQSEIDRLQAELEGVAAELAELEEEHGGEEGAFSTLEKINKGNVTARLKELDGLYASNDDEEADEARVLNDWLRLSGREATIKKELKEAEADLDRKAYDKYPTLTVDEVKALVVDDKWLATLDADIHGELDRVSQGLARRVKELGERYESPMPRLVERVHELEAKVNAHLQRMGFSA, encoded by the coding sequence ATGGCGATCAAGAAGTCCGAACTCTACTCCTCGCTCTGGTCGGGATGCGACGAGCTCCGCGGGGGCATGGACGCTAGCCAGTACAAGGACTACGTGCTGGTGCTGCTGTTCATCAAGTACATCAGCGACAAGTACGCGGGGATCCCCTACGCGCCGATCACCATCCCGCCGGGGGCCGGCTTCAAGGACATGGTCGCGCTGAAGGGCAAGAGCGACATCGGCGACCAGATCAACAAGCACGTCATCAAGCCCCTGGCGGATGCGAACCAGCAGCTCTCCCAGTCGGACTTCCCCGACTTCAACGACCCGACCAAGCTCGGCGACGGCAAGGAGCGGGTCGAGCGGCTGACGAACCTGATCGCCATCTTCGAGAACCCCGCCCTGAACTTCTCGAAGAACCGCGCCGAGGGGGACGACATCCTCGGCGACGCGTACGAATACCTGATGCGGCACTTCGCCACCGAGAGCGGCAAGAGCAAGGGCCAGTTCTACACCCCCGCCGAGGTCAGCCGCGTCATCGCCCAGATCATCGGCATCCACGACGCGAAGACCAGCGCGGCGACGACCGTCTACGACCCGACCTGCGGCTCGGGTTCGCTGCTGCTGAAGGTCGGCGACGAGGCCGGCACCTCCGTCACGCTCTACGGCCAGGAGAAGGACGCGGCCACGACCGGCCTGGCCCGCATGAACATGATCCTGCACAACTACCCGACCGCGCTCATCCTGCAGGGCAACACGCTGGCCGACCCGAAGTTCAAGGACGGCGAGGCGCTCAAGACCTTCGATTTCGTCGTCGCCAATCCCCCGTTCTCGGACAAGCGGTGGAGCACCGGCATCGACCCGGCCAACGACCCCTTCGACCGGTTCACCTCGTTCGGCGTCCCGCCGGCCAAGCAGGGGGATTTCGCGTACCTGCTGCACATCGTCCGGTCGCTCAGGAGCACGGGGCGAGGGGCCTGCATCCTGCCGCACGGCGTCCTCTTCCGGGGCAACGCCGAGGCGGATATCCGCAAGAACCTCGTCCGCAAGGGGTACCTCAAGGGGATCATCGGCCTGCCGCCGAACCTCTTCTACGGCACGGGGATCCCGGCCTGCATCGTCGTCGTCGACAAGAAGGACGCCCAGGCCCGCCGGGGCGTCTTCATGATCGACGCCAGCCAGGGCTTCATGAAGGACGGCCCCAAGAACCGCCTGCGGTCTCAGGACATCCACCGGATCGTCGACGTCTTCTCCCGGCAGCTCGAGATCCCACGCTATTCGCGCATCGTGCCATTCGACGAGATCGAGCGGAACGAGTTCAACCTGAACATCCCCCGCTACATCGACAGCCAGACCCCCGAGGATCTCCAGGACATCGAGGGCCACCTCAAGGGGGGCATCCCCGAGGCCGACATCGACGCCCTCGATCGCTACTGGGCCGTCTGCCCCACGCTCCGGAAGGCCCTGTTCAGGCCGAACCGGCCCGGCTACTTCGACCTCGCGGTGGACAAGGCCGCGATCAAGGCCGCCATCTTCGAGCACCCCGAGTTCGTCGCCTTCACCGCGAGCATGAACGCGCACTTCGACGCCTGGCGCGGCAAGAGCGCCGAGTCGCTCAGGCGGCTGGAGGCCGGGTTCCACCCCAAGGAGCTGATCACCACCCTCTCCGAGGACCTGCTCAATCATTACCACGGCCGGCCGCTCATTAACGCCTACGACGTCTACCAGCACCTGATGGACTACTGGGCGACGACGATGCAGGACGACTGCTACCTCATCGCCGCCGACGGCTGGAAGGCCGAGACCTATCGCATCATCGAGAAGGACAAGAAGGGCAAGGAGAAGGACAAGGGCTGGGCCTGCGACCTCGTGCCCAAATCACTGATCGTCGCCCGATTCTTCGCAGGCGAACAGTCCGAGATCGATCGCCTCCAGGCCGAGCTGGAGGGCGTCGCCGCCGAACTTGCCGAGCTGGAGGAAGAGCACGGTGGCGAGGAGGGGGCGTTCTCCACCCTGGAGAAGATCAACAAGGGGAATGTGACCGCGCGGCTCAAGGAGCTGGACGGCCTCTACGCCTCAAACGACGACGAGGAGGCGGATGAGGCGAGGGTGCTGAACGACTGGCTCCGCCTGAGCGGCCGGGAGGCGACCATCAAGAAGGAGCTGAAGGAGGCCGAGGCCGACCTCGATCGCAAGGCCTACGACAAGTACCCGACGCTAACCGTGGACGAGGTCAAGGCGCTCGTGGTCGACGACAAATGGCTCGCGACGCTCGATGCCGACATCCACGGCGAGCTGGACCGCGTTAGCCAGGGTCTCGCGCGTCGAGTGAAGGAACTGGGGGAACGCTACGAGTCGCCCATGCCCCGGCTCGTCGAGCGGGTCCACGAACTGGAGGCGAAGGTGAACGCCCACCTGCAACGCATGGGGTTCTCCGCATGA
- a CDS encoding ImmA/IrrE family metallo-endopeptidase: MPLPIAALRHPDVVGLLRDTGEADPTLAIRRKVEGVIEHLRCFGDPSPPLDLLVLVSLLGIRVSDRSPAHSEDAEIGPGEDGRLELRLNRERPEVRRRFSIGHEIGHTFFPGYDRSVKTRRPRKRDWSDPEDVVEYLCDRAASELLFPLPWFAEDVAGRPRTAESLIALADDYKASREAMLRRYAEVHEEAVAVVFLEWKLKPTQSNAWQGVSAGDMLLDIDPREEAEGRKRLRVDYGIVSDCFSARFARHIPADKSVDTASVAYLAARSGRGSDAEEWLDLGSVRGRFRVNAVPIPTPPGSRGPSGESMVSLVLTPLEQQKSPRRATHKPGWF; this comes from the coding sequence GTGCCATTGCCTATCGCCGCGCTCCGGCATCCCGACGTCGTTGGCCTCCTGAGGGACACCGGAGAAGCCGATCCGACGCTCGCAATCCGCCGCAAGGTCGAGGGGGTGATCGAGCATCTGCGATGCTTCGGCGACCCGTCGCCGCCGCTCGACTTGCTGGTCCTCGTGAGCCTGCTGGGGATCCGGGTCAGCGACCGATCGCCGGCCCACAGCGAGGACGCCGAGATCGGCCCCGGGGAGGATGGCCGCCTGGAGCTGCGGTTGAACCGCGAGCGTCCCGAGGTCCGACGCCGGTTCAGCATCGGCCATGAGATCGGCCACACGTTCTTCCCCGGCTATGACCGATCGGTGAAGACCAGGAGGCCCAGGAAACGAGACTGGTCCGACCCGGAGGACGTCGTCGAGTACCTGTGCGACCGGGCCGCCTCGGAATTGCTGTTCCCGCTCCCCTGGTTCGCCGAGGACGTCGCGGGTCGTCCCCGGACCGCCGAGTCCCTGATCGCCCTCGCCGACGACTACAAGGCCTCTCGCGAGGCGATGCTGCGTCGGTATGCGGAAGTCCACGAGGAAGCCGTCGCCGTCGTCTTCCTGGAATGGAAGCTGAAGCCCACGCAGTCCAACGCCTGGCAGGGAGTGTCGGCCGGCGACATGCTCCTGGACATCGACCCCAGGGAGGAGGCGGAAGGACGCAAGCGGCTCCGCGTGGACTACGGGATCGTCAGCGATTGCTTCTCCGCGAGGTTCGCCCGCCACATCCCCGCGGACAAGTCCGTCGACACGGCGAGCGTCGCTTATCTTGCCGCGAGGAGCGGCCGCGGGAGCGATGCCGAGGAGTGGCTCGACCTCGGCAGCGTCCGGGGCAGGTTTCGGGTCAATGCGGTCCCGATCCCCACGCCCCCTGGTTCCCGAGGCCCGTCGGGCGAATCCATGGTCTCCCTGGTGCTCACGCCCCTCGAGCAGCAGAAGTCCCCGAGGCGTGCCACGCACAAACCCGGGTGGTTCTAG
- a CDS encoding helix-turn-helix domain-containing protein encodes MALAERIRKTREGAGMTLEQLARAAGVSKTYLWELEQDTDGTKKPSAELLLKIANALSVTLADLMGLPSVRADNRAVEISDSLREFIERMKKLKIELTEVEIRDLATTRFRGGQPKTADDWHDLYRVLKRTVADE; translated from the coding sequence ATGGCGCTGGCTGAGCGGATCCGGAAGACGCGCGAGGGGGCCGGGATGACCCTCGAACAGCTTGCGCGGGCGGCAGGGGTCTCGAAGACCTATCTCTGGGAGCTTGAGCAGGATACGGATGGGACGAAGAAGCCGTCCGCCGAGCTGCTCCTGAAGATCGCCAACGCCCTCTCGGTCACCCTGGCCGACCTGATGGGACTGCCATCGGTCAGGGCCGACAACCGGGCCGTCGAGATCAGCGACTCGCTCCGCGAGTTCATCGAGCGCATGAAGAAGCTCAAGATCGAGCTGACCGAGGTTGAGATCCGGGACCTGGCAACCACCCGGTTCCGCGGGGGGCAACCCAAGACCGCGGACGACTGGCACGACCTGTACCGCGTGCTGAAACGAACCGTAGCAGACGAGTAG
- a CDS encoding replication initiator protein A, which yields MTKRLPPRGDHQPDLFAANFADIPIRDQRDTMERPFFSLAKKPRYKPIEYHVGDVWVEVSGNSKFGMATIWDADILIWASTQVTEALDRGRTPSRTIHFHPHNLLKSIRRPTGGDHYRRLRAALERLTHTAVRTNIRAEGKKKAASFHWLESWTEVVDEDSGETTGMTMTLPDWLFDGIVMKGGVLTIHEDYFLLTGGIERWLYRVARKHAGQQEHGWLFTMRQLYEKSGSASRFSDFAIDVRKVGAADSLPEYAMTLHKNDEGEEVVHFMRRELLAMDDPRFESARHPRRRIARGIGSKGLKFLEAEG from the coding sequence ATGACCAAACGCCTTCCCCCCCGGGGCGACCACCAGCCCGACCTCTTCGCCGCCAACTTCGCCGACATCCCGATCCGCGACCAGCGGGACACGATGGAGCGGCCGTTCTTCAGCCTGGCGAAGAAGCCCAGGTACAAGCCCATCGAATATCACGTCGGGGACGTCTGGGTCGAGGTCTCCGGCAATTCGAAGTTCGGCATGGCGACCATCTGGGACGCCGACATCCTGATCTGGGCCTCGACCCAGGTCACCGAGGCCCTGGACCGCGGCCGGACCCCCAGCCGGACCATCCACTTCCACCCGCACAACCTGCTCAAGTCGATCCGCCGGCCGACGGGGGGCGATCATTATCGGCGGCTCCGCGCCGCGCTGGAGCGGCTCACCCACACCGCCGTCCGCACGAACATCCGCGCCGAGGGCAAGAAGAAGGCCGCCTCGTTCCACTGGCTGGAGAGCTGGACCGAGGTCGTCGACGAAGATAGCGGCGAGACCACGGGCATGACCATGACCCTGCCCGACTGGCTCTTCGACGGGATCGTCATGAAGGGAGGGGTGCTGACCATCCACGAGGACTACTTCCTGCTCACCGGCGGGATCGAGCGTTGGCTCTACCGCGTCGCTCGGAAGCACGCCGGGCAGCAGGAGCATGGCTGGCTCTTCACCATGCGGCAGCTCTACGAGAAGTCCGGGTCGGCCTCCAGGTTCTCCGACTTCGCCATCGATGTCCGCAAGGTGGGCGCCGCCGATTCCCTGCCCGAGTACGCGATGACCCTGCACAAGAACGATGAAGGGGAGGAGGTCGTCCATTTCATGCGCCGCGAATTGCTCGCGATGGACGACCCGCGGTTCGAGTCGGCGAGACATCCGCGTCGGAGGATCGCTCGCGGCATCGGCTCCAAGGGATTGAAATTCCTGGAGGCCGAAGGCTAG
- a CDS encoding division plane positioning ATPase MipZ, with protein sequence MIIVVANSKGGVGKSTLAVHLAAWLDKQGHSVTLADCDTQQSSSEWVREAVPGVRAVRLDNPDMILNDLPQLGQEADYVVADGPGSQTETSRALLLRADLALVPCKASMLEVRALAKATDVLRQAQDIRAGRPEAVIVLSMIGKNYRLTKDMKDAAAALNLPMANRALILRQVYADAPGQGSVVWNLGARAKDAAAEVDQLFREILPDAVAPKGRKAALAKKTAVA encoded by the coding sequence ATGATTATTGTAGTCGCAAATTCCAAGGGCGGAGTGGGGAAATCCACCCTGGCCGTCCACCTCGCCGCCTGGCTGGATAAGCAGGGCCACAGCGTCACGCTCGCGGATTGCGACACCCAGCAATCCTCGTCGGAATGGGTGCGCGAGGCCGTTCCGGGGGTGAGGGCGGTCCGCCTCGACAACCCCGACATGATCCTGAACGACCTCCCGCAGCTGGGCCAGGAGGCGGATTACGTGGTGGCGGATGGGCCGGGCAGCCAGACCGAGACGAGCCGGGCCTTGCTGCTCCGCGCCGACCTGGCCCTCGTGCCGTGCAAGGCGAGCATGCTGGAGGTCCGGGCCCTGGCCAAGGCGACCGACGTGCTCCGCCAGGCCCAGGACATCCGCGCGGGCCGGCCCGAGGCGGTCATCGTGCTCAGCATGATCGGCAAGAATTATCGTCTCACCAAGGACATGAAGGATGCGGCCGCCGCGTTGAATCTCCCGATGGCGAACCGTGCCCTGATCCTGCGTCAGGTCTACGCCGATGCCCCCGGGCAGGGATCCGTCGTCTGGAACCTCGGGGCACGTGCCAAGGATGCCGCCGCAGAGGTCGATCAGCTCTTCCGCGAGATCCTGCCGGACGCCGTCGCGCCCAAGGGCCGGAAGGCGGCCCTCGCCAAGAAAACAGCCGTCGCGTGA
- a CDS encoding ArdC family protein — translation MQATRSDVYIRVTEAIVAELEKGVRPWLKPWDAEHLAGRIMRPLRVSGEPYKGVNVLMLWMAAQARGFTSPTWMTFNQARALKACVRKGERGTLVVYADRLTRTETAEDGEETEREITFMKGYTVFNVEQIDGLPGRFRESPAPEPLDATLRIEAADLYFANTGADVRHGGNQAYYAEDTDHVQMPPFEAFRDAEAYCATLAHELTHWTKHPTRLARDFGRKRFGDPGYAREELVAEIGAAFLCCDLDITPEPRADHASYLAHWLAVLKEDNRAIFQAAAHAQRAVDYLHGLQPGEALTNL, via the coding sequence ATGCAGGCCACGCGATCCGACGTCTACATCCGCGTCACCGAAGCCATCGTCGCCGAGCTGGAGAAGGGCGTCCGCCCCTGGCTGAAGCCCTGGGACGCCGAGCACCTCGCCGGGCGAATCATGCGGCCGCTGAGGGTAAGCGGCGAGCCCTACAAGGGCGTCAACGTGCTGATGCTCTGGATGGCCGCCCAGGCGCGGGGCTTCACCTCGCCGACCTGGATGACCTTCAACCAGGCCAGGGCTTTGAAGGCTTGCGTCCGCAAGGGCGAGCGGGGAACGCTCGTCGTCTACGCCGACCGGCTGACCCGCACGGAGACCGCCGAGGATGGCGAGGAGACCGAACGCGAGATCACCTTCATGAAAGGCTACACGGTCTTCAACGTCGAGCAGATCGACGGGCTGCCCGGACGGTTCCGCGAATCACCCGCCCCCGAGCCGCTCGACGCCACGCTGCGTATCGAGGCGGCCGACCTCTACTTCGCGAACACCGGGGCCGACGTCCGCCACGGGGGGAACCAGGCCTACTACGCGGAGGACACGGACCACGTCCAGATGCCGCCCTTCGAGGCGTTCCGCGATGCGGAGGCCTACTGCGCCACCCTCGCCCACGAGCTGACCCACTGGACCAAGCACCCCACCCGGCTCGCCCGCGACTTCGGCCGCAAGCGGTTCGGGGACCCCGGCTATGCCCGCGAGGAGCTGGTGGCCGAGATCGGCGCCGCCTTCCTCTGCTGCGACCTGGACATCACCCCGGAGCCGCGGGCGGATCACGCCAGCTACCTCGCCCACTGGCTGGCGGTGCTGAAGGAGGACAACCGGGCCATCTTCCAGGCCGCCGCCCATGCCCAGCGTGCGGTGGACTACCTGCACGGCCTCCAGCCGGGTGAGGCGTTGACGAATCTTTAA